A single window of Leptospira wolffii serovar Khorat str. Khorat-H2 DNA harbors:
- a CDS encoding DNA-3-methyladenine glycosylase family protein — MDREERLRKAVLWLKKKDPITKRIVQSVGPCTHKPVGTPYYTLVRSVISQQLSVKAASTMESRVIEYYGNRNRLPEPGVFLKLSKAQMRKAGLSFAKIDTIKRIAQAYEEGHLSDKKLKKLEDKEVLELLCGIKGIGPWTAEMVLMFSLDRWDHFSLNDLILRKSIETHYGISKDSKKEILEFASGFSPYRTIFSWYLWRAV, encoded by the coding sequence ATGGATCGCGAAGAGAGATTGCGTAAGGCTGTCCTCTGGCTTAAGAAAAAGGATCCGATCACCAAACGTATCGTTCAATCCGTAGGTCCTTGCACTCATAAACCGGTAGGAACTCCCTATTACACTCTCGTAAGGTCCGTGATCAGCCAGCAGCTTTCCGTAAAAGCCGCCTCCACTATGGAATCCAGAGTGATAGAATATTATGGAAATCGAAATCGTCTGCCGGAGCCTGGCGTCTTTCTGAAATTATCCAAGGCACAGATGAGAAAGGCGGGATTATCTTTCGCAAAGATAGACACCATCAAGAGAATCGCCCAGGCTTACGAAGAAGGCCATCTATCGGATAAGAAACTGAAAAAGCTCGAGGACAAAGAAGTGTTGGAGCTACTCTGCGGAATTAAGGGCATTGGACCCTGGACGGCCGAGATGGTTCTGATGTTCTCCTTGGATCGTTGGGACCATTTTTCCCTGAACGATCTGATCTTAAGAAAGTCGATCGAAACGCATTACGGAATTTCTAAGGACTCCAAGAAGGAGATTCTGGAATTCGCTTCCGGATTCTCCCCTTATCGAACGATTTTTAGCTGGTATCTCTGGAGAGCGGTTTAA
- a CDS encoding LIC_13355 family lipoprotein has translation MKNRIVSISILIFLFSHMNCGEGTSKSDTEALFALLQPSSDNSTPPVDPGPSVQEGTWLADTVTDAPGHTGSGFQDKNKLINGVFGGGMTGGGTDVFSLQYNSTSTPPNDYVVLEWNGYKIRNGSGIDFIVFENGFRVSASPVNYFMDMIIVEVGNDLTNWCGFNPDYTFSPEMSYSKDPAYWSRFAGRMPVLFHETNNNFGYDPALVFDLNNSGGDGFNLDDLSEASNSAGGSGCSETLRNDLKTNGFTYLRLSSASSNRWKNPDTNAVFVKEAISNGPDIDGVYARYKISR, from the coding sequence ATGAAAAATAGAATCGTATCGATTTCTATTCTAATATTCCTTTTTTCGCATATGAATTGCGGAGAAGGCACATCCAAATCGGACACGGAAGCGCTGTTTGCCTTACTGCAGCCGTCTTCGGATAATTCGACCCCTCCGGTGGATCCGGGACCGAGCGTCCAGGAAGGCACATGGCTTGCGGATACGGTTACTGACGCTCCGGGACATACCGGTTCCGGATTTCAAGATAAGAATAAACTAATCAACGGAGTCTTTGGGGGCGGTATGACCGGAGGCGGAACGGACGTCTTTTCCTTGCAGTACAATAGCACTTCCACTCCGCCCAACGATTACGTGGTCTTGGAATGGAACGGTTATAAGATTCGAAACGGCTCGGGAATCGATTTTATCGTATTCGAAAACGGGTTTCGGGTCTCCGCTTCTCCTGTGAATTATTTCATGGATATGATTATCGTGGAGGTAGGGAACGATCTTACGAATTGGTGCGGTTTCAATCCGGATTATACCTTTTCACCGGAAATGAGCTATTCCAAGGATCCCGCGTATTGGTCTCGCTTTGCGGGAAGGATGCCTGTTCTCTTTCACGAGACCAATAATAATTTCGGCTACGATCCGGCTTTGGTTTTCGATCTCAACAATTCCGGAGGAGACGGATTCAACTTGGACGATCTGAGCGAAGCGAGTAATAGCGCCGGCGGTTCCGGATGTTCCGAAACTTTAAGGAACGATTTGAAGACGAACGGATTTACTTATTTAAGACTTTCCTCGGCCTCTTCGAATCGATGGAAGAATCCGGATACGAATGCCGTTTTTGTAAAGGAAGCGATTTCCAACGGACCGGATATAGACGGAGTCTACGCAAGATATAAGATTTCCAGATAG
- the gmd gene encoding GDP-mannose 4,6-dehydratase: protein MKKALITGITGQDGSYLTELLLEKNYEVHGIVRRTSSLNRDRIEHLRGNSHLFLHYGDLTDSSNLNRVLEKVQPDEIYNLAAQSHVGVSFEVPEYTAEVDAVGTLRILDAIKQTGVKSRFYQASTSELYGKVQAVPQDEKTPFYPRSPYAVAKLYAYWAVVNYREGFGLHASNGILFNHESPRRGEGFVTRKITLGVAGIVTGKGGPIHLGNLDAKRDWGYAPDYVKMMWMMLQQSDPDDYVVATNETHTVREFVEESFRHLDIQVEWKGKGDQEKGYNKKDGKLLVAVDPSFYRPTEVDLLIGNPEKAKTKLGWEPKVKFKELVEIMIKADCKAVGIQI, encoded by the coding sequence ATGAAAAAGGCGCTGATTACAGGGATTACCGGCCAGGATGGATCCTACCTAACCGAGCTTCTCTTGGAGAAAAACTACGAAGTCCACGGAATCGTAAGGAGAACAAGTTCTCTGAACCGGGACAGAATCGAACATCTCAGAGGCAATTCCCATCTTTTTCTGCATTACGGAGACCTGACTGATTCCAGCAATTTGAATCGGGTCTTGGAAAAAGTTCAACCTGACGAAATCTATAATTTGGCCGCCCAATCCCATGTGGGAGTTTCTTTTGAAGTTCCGGAATACACCGCGGAAGTAGACGCGGTAGGAACTTTACGGATCTTGGACGCGATCAAACAAACCGGAGTCAAGTCCAGATTCTACCAGGCCTCCACTTCCGAACTATACGGAAAAGTGCAGGCGGTTCCTCAAGACGAGAAAACTCCATTCTATCCCAGATCCCCTTATGCAGTCGCCAAGCTCTATGCGTATTGGGCCGTAGTGAATTATAGGGAGGGTTTCGGATTACACGCCTCCAATGGAATATTATTTAATCATGAATCTCCTCGCAGAGGAGAAGGATTCGTGACTCGAAAAATCACCCTAGGCGTGGCGGGTATAGTCACCGGAAAGGGAGGTCCCATCCATCTGGGAAATCTGGATGCGAAACGGGACTGGGGTTACGCTCCGGACTACGTCAAAATGATGTGGATGATGCTGCAACAATCGGATCCAGATGATTACGTCGTCGCGACCAATGAAACTCATACTGTCCGCGAATTCGTGGAGGAATCTTTCCGTCATCTGGATATACAGGTGGAATGGAAAGGAAAGGGCGATCAGGAAAAAGGTTATAATAAGAAGGACGGCAAACTTCTTGTGGCTGTGGATCCCTCCTTTTACAGACCCACGGAAGTGGACCTCCTAATCGGAAATCCCGAAAAAGCAAAGACCAAACTCGGATGGGAACCTAAGGTCAAGTTTAAAGAACTCGTAGAGATCATGATCAAAGCGGATTGCAAAGCGGTAGGGATCCAGATCTAA
- a CDS encoding adenosine/AMP deaminase — MEYDLDKNQGFADLHNHLYGSLRPELLREMGLGNPNPRWEIFTKPYQQYYGHAVRPETFFQDYSSLEDFSKLYLFNHRGPFPEFQAKFNLIIALSKFDPNEIRFVSKRVTSDQYREGVVCGEYRLMYSPTEPYEGVYSKTLAACEGFAEAESELGRKAVSRLVISLHRDGDCFREYEVLKELMEKDSLIRKYLVGLDFCYIEEGFPPKDKKSFLESVQKDNRAQSSTALSVLYHVGESFQDKTLISASRWVLEAAEWGAHRLGHAIALGLDPRSYAGKTVRESVAERLDSLSFQLENREEISRYGEIPSRKEIESEIDSIRHKENVEISVTEKHISETRVFQAYCMDRIRATNAVIESCPSSNEYIGMVRDKEHHPLLKFASQKMKFTISTDDPGIFGTDIREEYRKAGELGLSGDHLDHIRKESFSFTSEILSGRVGSKV, encoded by the coding sequence ATGGAATACGATCTGGATAAGAATCAAGGCTTCGCGGATTTACATAATCATCTTTACGGTAGTCTTAGGCCGGAGCTTTTGCGGGAGATGGGCTTGGGAAATCCGAACCCTCGTTGGGAGATTTTCACAAAACCATATCAACAATATTACGGTCATGCAGTTCGTCCCGAAACATTCTTCCAGGATTATTCTTCTTTAGAGGACTTTAGTAAGTTATATCTCTTCAATCATAGAGGTCCTTTTCCGGAGTTTCAGGCCAAGTTCAATCTAATCATCGCCTTATCCAAATTCGATCCGAACGAAATTCGATTCGTTTCCAAGAGAGTCACTTCGGATCAATACCGCGAGGGTGTGGTGTGTGGAGAATATAGACTGATGTATTCTCCCACTGAACCTTACGAAGGAGTGTATTCCAAAACCCTAGCGGCATGCGAAGGGTTTGCAGAGGCGGAATCCGAACTCGGGAGGAAGGCCGTCTCTCGCTTGGTCATCTCCCTACATAGGGACGGGGATTGTTTCCGCGAATACGAAGTCTTGAAGGAATTGATGGAAAAGGATTCCTTGATACGTAAATATTTAGTCGGATTAGATTTTTGTTATATAGAAGAAGGATTTCCCCCTAAGGATAAAAAGTCCTTTTTGGAAAGCGTTCAAAAGGATAATCGGGCTCAGTCTTCCACTGCTCTGAGCGTATTGTATCATGTGGGGGAATCTTTTCAGGACAAGACCCTGATTTCCGCCTCTCGCTGGGTTCTGGAAGCCGCAGAATGGGGAGCCCATAGATTGGGGCATGCCATCGCCTTAGGTTTGGACCCTAGATCCTACGCAGGTAAAACGGTTCGGGAATCCGTAGCCGAAAGGTTGGACAGCCTATCTTTTCAGCTCGAAAATCGGGAGGAAATTTCCCGATACGGAGAAATTCCTTCCCGAAAGGAAATAGAGTCGGAAATCGATTCGATCCGACATAAAGAGAATGTGGAAATTTCCGTTACGGAAAAACATATCTCGGAAACAAGGGTATTCCAAGCGTATTGTATGGATAGAATTCGCGCCACGAATGCGGTTATAGAGTCCTGCCCTAGCTCCAACGAATATATAGGGATGGTTCGGGATAAGGAGCATCACCCGCTTCTGAAATTCGCGTCTCAGAAAATGAAGTTCACCATCTCCACCGACGACCCGGGTATTTTCGGAACGGATATCCGGGAAGAATACCGAAAGGCGGGCGAGCTTGGTCTTTCCGGTGACCATTTGGATCATATACGTAAGGAATCTTTTTCTTTTACTTCGGAAATACTTTCGGGTAGAGTCGGATCTAAGGTGTGA
- a CDS encoding potassium channel family protein, protein MRKKRIAVIGLGDFGIELVKRLHEDGQEVTAVDQDRTKIDRIQEYCTYCVAMDSTDESELKEHGLDEMDAVVLAIGDNFENLIVTADALRKIGAPNIYARYQSDLNKRVLNMLGIENLFNPEEQAAQSMAEQLSHSSIKGVTLVGDEFRILETLAPKFLVSKTVSGAKLREDWNLNLITVRRPKKNRRKSNPSEEIVGIPSPHLQILEGDILVLFGRNEDLEKLVGKR, encoded by the coding sequence ATGAGAAAGAAAAGAATCGCGGTGATAGGCTTAGGTGATTTCGGAATCGAATTGGTAAAGAGACTTCATGAAGACGGACAGGAAGTGACGGCCGTAGATCAGGATCGGACAAAGATCGACCGTATCCAGGAATATTGTACGTATTGCGTCGCTATGGATTCCACCGACGAATCCGAATTGAAAGAGCACGGTTTGGACGAAATGGATGCAGTGGTTTTGGCTATAGGCGATAATTTCGAGAATCTGATCGTGACCGCCGATGCGCTTCGTAAGATCGGAGCGCCGAATATCTATGCACGTTATCAATCCGACCTAAATAAACGAGTCCTGAATATGTTGGGGATAGAAAATCTTTTCAATCCCGAGGAACAGGCCGCTCAGTCTATGGCCGAGCAACTTTCGCATAGTAGTATTAAAGGGGTTACTCTTGTGGGAGACGAGTTTAGAATTCTCGAAACTCTTGCCCCTAAATTTTTAGTTAGCAAAACCGTTTCCGGCGCGAAGCTCAGAGAGGATTGGAATTTGAATCTGATTACGGTTCGCAGGCCTAAGAAAAATCGCAGAAAATCGAATCCTTCGGAAGAGATAGTGGGCATCCCTTCGCCTCATTTACAGATTTTAGAGGGCGATATCCTCGTGCTTTTCGGTAGGAACGAGGATCTGGAAAAGTTGGTAGGCAAGCGTTAG
- a CDS encoding TrkH family potassium uptake protein — translation MVFRDRPDFGLSWNRVCLFFQRYIKPTLRYAFGLSGIVSLFILVLLYGFYYPETWVHPLRIGTVCVVWYLVIYEILSFLFTLETYRNYLKLHKVEAFVVMAVVLQFLFEEKIETFISSSKNRTEEVALLFLTISQVTLTLGSLAHFLRRARVSLGRISPSLIMTLSFAFLILVGTAGLCLPKAEARPIPLVDLFFTAVSAVCVTGLSTIDVSVDLTGTGQTILVLLIQLGGLGLMTLTVFFALVLEGQVSVTEKLLVKDLFSQETIGRAGSILRQVAYQTFAIEAVGAILLFVTLPREIGLSEKEIFFHSLFHAISAFCNAGFSLFPKGLADPYLKESYSFLSILMLLIVFGGLGFPTTNQMLNKIRFRGNANRFRFSVGSKLILVVTCFLLLIGWISYWVLERNFTLKDLPWYDGLFHSLFYSVTTRTAGFNTLDIAAMGTPMVFVSLFLMWVGASPNSTGGGIKTSTFALAVLQFYQFLTGKERVDVFGRTIAESSLSRAAVAIVLSLFIIFTGILFLVCFDGGFPFLDLCYEVVSAYGTTGLSRGITPQFGSPGKLLLCAVMFVGRVGVLTVLLAFVPKRKPRHYWYPEEYVVVG, via the coding sequence ATGGTTTTTCGAGATCGGCCCGATTTCGGTCTAAGTTGGAATCGTGTCTGTCTTTTTTTTCAGCGGTATATCAAGCCGACTCTAAGATACGCATTCGGTCTTTCCGGAATCGTATCCTTATTTATATTAGTTTTATTGTATGGATTCTATTATCCGGAGACTTGGGTTCACCCGCTTCGGATCGGCACGGTTTGCGTCGTATGGTATTTGGTGATTTACGAAATCTTGAGTTTTCTATTCACTCTGGAGACGTATCGTAATTATCTGAAATTACATAAGGTGGAGGCTTTCGTAGTAATGGCGGTAGTGCTTCAGTTCTTATTCGAGGAGAAAATCGAAACCTTTATTTCTTCCTCTAAGAATCGAACCGAAGAAGTCGCCTTATTGTTTCTCACCATCAGCCAAGTCACCCTGACATTGGGAAGTCTCGCGCATTTTTTAAGAAGGGCCAGAGTTTCTTTAGGAAGAATTTCCCCCTCCTTGATCATGACCTTGAGTTTCGCATTTCTTATTCTGGTAGGGACGGCGGGATTATGCCTACCTAAGGCCGAAGCGAGGCCTATTCCTTTGGTGGATCTTTTTTTTACGGCGGTGAGCGCAGTTTGCGTAACCGGCCTGAGCACAATAGACGTTTCCGTCGATCTTACGGGGACCGGTCAGACGATTCTGGTGCTATTAATCCAATTGGGCGGTTTAGGTCTCATGACTCTTACAGTATTCTTCGCTTTGGTCTTGGAAGGTCAGGTATCGGTGACCGAAAAATTATTAGTCAAAGACTTATTTAGCCAAGAGACGATCGGTCGCGCAGGATCCATTCTGAGGCAGGTCGCTTACCAAACATTCGCGATCGAGGCCGTGGGAGCGATTCTACTCTTCGTTACTTTGCCTAGGGAAATCGGATTATCCGAAAAGGAGATTTTTTTCCACAGTCTCTTTCACGCAATAAGCGCTTTTTGTAATGCGGGATTCTCGCTTTTTCCTAAGGGACTCGCGGATCCTTATTTAAAGGAGTCTTATTCTTTTCTTTCGATTCTAATGCTTCTCATCGTGTTCGGAGGACTAGGGTTTCCGACGACAAACCAGATGCTGAATAAGATCCGTTTCCGAGGTAACGCTAACCGATTTAGATTTTCCGTGGGATCCAAACTCATCTTGGTCGTTACGTGCTTTCTCCTTTTGATCGGTTGGATTTCTTATTGGGTTTTAGAAAGGAATTTCACTCTGAAGGATTTGCCTTGGTATGACGGATTATTTCATTCTTTATTTTATTCGGTGACTACCAGGACCGCGGGTTTCAATACTCTAGATATCGCCGCAATGGGAACTCCTATGGTCTTCGTTAGTTTATTTCTGATGTGGGTGGGCGCCTCTCCGAATTCCACCGGAGGTGGGATCAAGACCTCTACTTTTGCCTTGGCGGTGTTACAGTTTTATCAATTTCTAACCGGAAAAGAAAGAGTGGATGTGTTCGGTAGGACGATCGCTGAAAGCTCCCTGTCTAGGGCCGCGGTTGCAATAGTACTTTCTTTATTTATAATATTTACCGGGATTCTCTTTCTAGTATGTTTCGATGGAGGTTTTCCATTTCTAGATCTATGCTACGAAGTCGTATCTGCCTACGGAACCACGGGCTTATCCAGAGGAATCACTCCGCAATTCGGATCTCCGGGAAAATTGCTCTTATGTGCGGTGATGTTCGTAGGTAGAGTGGGAGTTTTAACCGTTCTGTTAGCCTTTGTTCCGAAAAGGAAACCGAGGCATTATTGGTATCCTGAAGAATATGTCGTGGTCGGATAG
- a CDS encoding MATE family efflux transporter: MVSLFKKIRRSYRPSRLNVKILSLALPVVFGMLSQSLVWITDTVMVGHLGENAIAAMGIGGITYYTLVAFLIGFSLGIQIIVARRFGEGNFKEIGNVGVATVYISLSFGVLLSLIGAAVSGPVMNSIGPDPIVNTLAKDYISYRFLGSGFYFLGFCFRGFLDGLGHTRAGFVSMAVTTVSNIVLNWIFIYGNLGAPAMEIAGAGLASSLSGLAGLLVFPFFFIYYKIRIYFEGVSFLPSRKHILEIVKVGTPPGFEEGFVNVAFVIFSKIQGLISVTAVAASNILFSTLSFAFLPGYAFGVAATTILGQAMGAKKFRLAYHSAFRSAFISAHVMGLLGLCFIFLGKSILSLITTNENLIEECYPALVLLGIIQIGDAYHMVIGAALRGAGMQNYVFRVYILLSYIVMLPSAYLLGVVYKGGTLGIWAAIFIWIGSLSLTFIYQFRKKNWMKGVV, encoded by the coding sequence GTGGTCTCACTCTTCAAAAAAATACGTAGATCCTACAGACCGAGTAGATTAAACGTTAAAATACTTTCCCTCGCCTTACCGGTAGTCTTCGGAATGTTAAGCCAATCCTTAGTTTGGATCACCGATACCGTAATGGTCGGCCACCTGGGAGAAAATGCGATCGCAGCCATGGGCATAGGCGGAATCACCTATTATACTCTCGTTGCATTTCTAATCGGCTTTTCCCTAGGTATTCAGATCATCGTGGCGAGAAGATTCGGAGAAGGGAACTTTAAAGAAATCGGAAATGTGGGAGTCGCTACCGTATATATCTCCCTATCTTTCGGAGTTTTGCTTTCCTTGATAGGTGCCGCGGTATCCGGACCGGTAATGAATTCCATCGGACCGGATCCGATAGTGAACACATTAGCAAAGGATTATATTTCTTATAGATTTCTGGGGAGCGGATTCTATTTTCTGGGCTTTTGCTTTCGCGGGTTCCTGGACGGTTTAGGCCACACACGAGCGGGCTTCGTTTCCATGGCGGTAACGACCGTTTCCAATATCGTGCTAAATTGGATTTTTATCTACGGAAATTTGGGAGCCCCTGCGATGGAAATCGCGGGAGCGGGATTAGCCTCATCCTTATCCGGACTCGCAGGACTTCTCGTATTTCCTTTTTTCTTCATATACTATAAAATTCGAATTTATTTCGAAGGCGTATCCTTTTTGCCCAGTCGGAAGCATATCCTTGAGATCGTAAAAGTGGGAACTCCTCCCGGATTCGAGGAAGGCTTCGTAAACGTGGCTTTCGTGATCTTCTCCAAGATCCAAGGACTCATCTCCGTTACCGCAGTCGCAGCTTCTAATATCCTATTCTCCACTTTGAGTTTCGCATTCCTACCCGGATACGCATTCGGAGTCGCCGCGACCACGATATTAGGCCAAGCCATGGGCGCTAAGAAATTTAGATTAGCCTATCACTCCGCATTTCGTTCGGCGTTCATTTCCGCCCATGTGATGGGACTACTCGGACTCTGCTTTATTTTCTTGGGAAAATCCATCCTATCATTGATCACTACGAACGAGAATCTGATCGAAGAATGCTATCCCGCTTTAGTCCTACTCGGAATCATACAGATCGGAGACGCCTATCATATGGTCATAGGAGCTGCTCTTCGGGGAGCGGGAATGCAGAATTACGTGTTCAGGGTCTACATTCTTCTCAGCTATATAGTGATGCTACCCTCGGCTTACTTATTGGGAGTCGTTTACAAAGGTGGAACCCTAGGAATCTGGGCGGCCATTTTCATTTGGATCGGCTCCCTATCCCTGACGTTCATCTATCAATTTCGCAAGAAGAATTGGATGAAGGGAGTCGTTTAG